The Magnolia sinica isolate HGM2019 chromosome 9, MsV1, whole genome shotgun sequence genome contains a region encoding:
- the LOC131255995 gene encoding putative disease resistance protein At1g50180 isoform X2, with protein sequence MAESAVRFVIQKLNDFLTDQAYFLVGVDEKLRSLRTKLEWMRAFLKDVDAEYGENERVKLWVDQIRELAYEAEDVIDFYIFNIQQQGGETSAGVMQYVRRFADGVKNISSILDVGKKIGEIERRLDQIRENTSHFGLGNISIGGEASSSSYQIQKQRVKRAPIVEEADVVGIEDETNTLVERLIERDARLAVISITGMGGIGKTTLAKKVYNNIHVKNSFDFQAWVYVSQEYRVQELLLTIINCFTFLPRDEMERMTEEDLRRKLTDYLKDTRYLVVIDDIWARDAWDCLVSAFPDVKKGSRVLLTTRNEDIATYADAQSTPHRMRFLDESESWTLFCKKAFPGHLASTCLPNLEVLGRKIVGKCGGLPLAIAVLGGVLSRKQKSVNEWEKVLSSVEWWLNESEDSISAILALSYYDLPGYLKPCFLYFGAFPEDSEISVGELIRMWVAEGFLQPRGEEKMEDIAEDYLEELISRSLIQLAEWKSNGTTEKCRIHDLLRDLSISKAKEERFLSVYGNIVPSSPNTARRLAITSGQVSKSVSLNRSTLHIRSLLHLSRETEKLEKPQLKFLWGAFKLLRVMDFRHLSLSSLPDEIGCLINLRYLCLMDTHLERLPSTINSLSNLQTLDLRGTNIYMLLDDTWKMEQIRHLLVERKCQISNSMPLHFLSNLQTLPYVEGGSWIEEGLEKLTNLRELGISGHLNTALSHSVCKLVCLRSLFIRAGVGNSIPAFSSFSNHLHLYKMDLIGSLEKLPDIHEFPPNLTKLYLCGSKLEQDPMGTLEKLPYLRILTLQWGSYIGKEIVCSGGGFPLLDHLRIQLNDFEEWRLEEGAMPNLRFLQLNLCRRLNMLPDGIRHLNDLQELRLLRMSQELKERVRENEGEDWFKIQHIPSIIIRR encoded by the coding sequence aTGGCGGAGAGTGCTGTTCGGTTCGTTATACAAAAACTGAACGATTTTCTAACGGATCAAGCGTATTTCCTAGTCGGAGTTGATGAGAAGCTCAGATCGCTTCGAACCAAACTTGAATGGATGCGTGCCTTCCTCAAAGACGTCGATGCCGAGTACGGAGAGAATGAAAGAGTGAAGCTTTGGGTGGACCAAATAAGAGAATTAGCTTACGAAGCTGAGGACGTCATCGACTTCTACATCTTTAACATTCAACAGCAAGGAGGAGAGACAAGTGCTGGAGTGATGCAATACGTAAGAAGGTTTGCTGATGGCGTCAAAAACATATCATCCATCCTCGATGTTGGAAAGAAGATCGGCGAAATCGAAAGAAGGCTGGATCAAATTAGAGAGAACACATCACATTTCGGCCTCGGCAATATATCAATTGGTGGAGAAGCTTCAAGTTCTTCATATCAAATCCAGAAGCAGAGGGTGAAAAGGGCTCCCATCGTAGAGGAAGCTGATGTGGTTGGCATTGAAGACGAGACAAATACACTGGTGGAGCGGTTGATTGAAAGAGATGCACGGCTTGCTGTCATTTCAATCACTGGTATGGGAGGGATAGGTAAAACTACTCTCGCAAAGAAAGTTTATAATAACATCCATGTAAAGAACAGTTTCGATTTTCAAGCTTGGGTGTATGTGTCTCAAGAATATCGAGTGCAAGAGCTTTTACTAACCATCATAAATTGCTTTACATTTCTCCCACGAGACGAAATGGAGAGGATGACTGAGGAAGACTTGCGGAGGAAACTCACCGACTACTTGAAAGACACGAGATATCTAGTGGTAATTGATGATATATGGGCTAGAGATGCTTGGGACTGTTTGGTTTCTGCTTTTCCAGATGTGAAAAAGGGCAGCAGAGTGCTTCTCACGACTCGCAATGAAGATATAGCTACGTATGCAGATGCACAGAGCACACCCCACCGAATGCGTTTTCTTGATGAAAGCGAGAGCTGGACACTGTTCTGTAAGAAAGCATTCCCTGGACATCTTGCTTCCACATGCCTTCCAAATCTGGAGGTGTTGGGGAGAAAGATAGTTGGGAAATGTGGAGGCTTACCTCTAGCAATCGCAGTATTAGGAGGCGTCCTATCAAGGAAACAGAAGTCAGTGAATGAGTGGGAGAAAGTGCTTAGTAGTGTTGAATGGTGGCTAAATGAAAGCGAGGATAGTATCTCGGCCATATTGGCCCTCAGCTACTATGACTTGCCTGGTTACTTGAAGCCCTGCTTTCTCTATTTTGGAGCTTTTCCTGAAGACTCTGAAATCTCTGTAGGTGAATTGATTCGGATGTGGGTAGCTGAAGGATTTTTGCAGccaagaggagaagaaaaaatggAGGATATCGCAGAGGATTACCTAGAAGAGCTCATCAGCAGAAGCCTGATTCAGTTGGCAGAATGGAAGAGCAATGGAACAACTGAAAAATGCCGTATTCATGATCTTCTTCGCGACCTCTCAATATCAAAAGCTAAAGAGGAAAGATTTCTGTCCGTGTATGGTAACATAGTGCCTTCATCACCCAACACAGCACGCCGGCTTGCAATTACTTCTGGTCAAGTCAGTAAGTCCGTCTCTCTTAACCGCTCCACTCTACACATCCGATCTTTGCTACACTTAAGTAGAGAGACAGAAAAGCTGGAGAAACCGCAATTGAAATTCCTCTGGGGAGCTTTTAAATTGCTCAGAGTGATGGATTTCCGACACCTAAGCCTCTCTAGTCTCCCAGATGAAATTGGGTGTTTAATCAACTTGAGGTACCTATGTCTTATGGACACCCATTTAGAAAGGCTACCATCCACCATAAACTCCCTGTCCAATTTACAAACCCTCGATCTACGGGGTACAAATATCTACATGCTACTAGATGATACGTGGAAGATGGAACAGATAAGGCACCTACTGGTGGAACGTAAATGTCAGATCAGCAACAGCATGCCACTCCATTTCTTAAGCAATCTCCAAACTCTACCATATGTAGAGGGAGGCAGCTGGATAGAAGAAGGGTTGGAGAAACTGACCAATTTGAGAGAATTGGGGATAAGCGGACATCTCAATACAGCATTATCCCATTCCGTTTGTAAATTGGTCTGCCTCAGATCATTGTTTATAAGGGCAGGTGTTGGAAACTCAATTCCAGCTTTTTCATCCTTCTCAAATCATCTCCATCTATATAAGATGGATTTGATTGGATCCTTAGAGAAATTACCAGACATACATGAATTCCCACCTAACCTCACCAAGCTATACTTGTGTGGGTCCAAATTAGAGCAAGACCCGATGGGAACGCTGGAGAAGCTGCCCTACCTTCGGATTCTCACATTACAATGGGGATCTTACATAGGAAAAGAAATTGTTTGCTCTGGTGGAGGGTTTCCGTTGCTCGACCATTTGCGTATTCAATTGAATGACTTCGAAGAGTGGAGATTGGAGGAAGGAGCAATGCCCAATCTTAGATTTTTACAGCTTAATTTATGCAGAAGATTGAATATGCTTCCAGATGGAATTCGACATCTCAACGACCTTCAAGAATTGAGGTTGTTACGCATGTCACAAGAATTGAAAGAAAGGGTGAGAGAGAATGAAGGCgaggattggtttaagatccaacACATACCCTCAATTATCATCAGACGCTG
- the LOC131255995 gene encoding putative disease resistance protein At1g50180 isoform X1, with product MAESAVRFVIQKLNDFLTDQAYFLVGVDEKLRSLRTKLEWMRAFLKDVDAEYGENERVKLWVDQIRELAYEAEDVIDFYIFNIQQQGGETSAGVMQYVRRFADGVKNISSILDVGKKIGEIERRLDQIRENTSHFGLGNISIGGEASSSSYQIQKQRVKRAPIVEEADVVGIEDETNTLVERLIERDARLAVISITGMGGIGKTTLAKKVYNNIHVKNSFDFQAWVYVSQEYRVQELLLTIINCFTFLPRDEMERMTEEDLRRKLTDYLKDTRYLVVIDDIWARDAWDCLVSAFPDVKKGSRVLLTTRNEDIATYADAQSTPHRMRFLDESESWTLFCKKAFPGHLASTCLPNLEVLGRKIVGKCGGLPLAIAVLGGVLSRKQKSVNEWEKVLSSVEWWLNESEDSISAILALSYYDLPGYLKPCFLYFGAFPEDSEISVGELIRMWVAEGFLQPRGEEKMEDIAEDYLEELISRSLIQLAEWKSNGTTEKCRIHDLLRDLSISKAKEERFLSVYGNIVPSSPNTARRLAITSGQVSKSVSLNRSTLHIRSLLHLSRETEKLEKPQLKFLWGAFKLLRVMDFRHLSLSSLPDEIGCLINLRYLCLMDTHLERLPSTINSLSNLQTLDLRGTNIYMLLDDTWKMEQIRHLLVERKCQISNSMPLHFLSNLQTLPYVEGGSWIEEGLEKLTNLRELGISGHLNTALSHSVCKLVCLRSLFIRAGVGNSIPAFSSFSNHLHLYKMDLIGSLEKLPDIHEFPPNLTKLYLCGSKLEQDPMGTLEKLPYLRILTLQWGSYIGKEIVCSGGGFPLLDHLRIQLNDFEEWRLEEGAMPNLRFLQLNLCRRLNMLPDGIRHLNDLQELRLLRMSQELKERVRENEGEDWFKIQHIPSIIIRRWIKS from the coding sequence aTGGCGGAGAGTGCTGTTCGGTTCGTTATACAAAAACTGAACGATTTTCTAACGGATCAAGCGTATTTCCTAGTCGGAGTTGATGAGAAGCTCAGATCGCTTCGAACCAAACTTGAATGGATGCGTGCCTTCCTCAAAGACGTCGATGCCGAGTACGGAGAGAATGAAAGAGTGAAGCTTTGGGTGGACCAAATAAGAGAATTAGCTTACGAAGCTGAGGACGTCATCGACTTCTACATCTTTAACATTCAACAGCAAGGAGGAGAGACAAGTGCTGGAGTGATGCAATACGTAAGAAGGTTTGCTGATGGCGTCAAAAACATATCATCCATCCTCGATGTTGGAAAGAAGATCGGCGAAATCGAAAGAAGGCTGGATCAAATTAGAGAGAACACATCACATTTCGGCCTCGGCAATATATCAATTGGTGGAGAAGCTTCAAGTTCTTCATATCAAATCCAGAAGCAGAGGGTGAAAAGGGCTCCCATCGTAGAGGAAGCTGATGTGGTTGGCATTGAAGACGAGACAAATACACTGGTGGAGCGGTTGATTGAAAGAGATGCACGGCTTGCTGTCATTTCAATCACTGGTATGGGAGGGATAGGTAAAACTACTCTCGCAAAGAAAGTTTATAATAACATCCATGTAAAGAACAGTTTCGATTTTCAAGCTTGGGTGTATGTGTCTCAAGAATATCGAGTGCAAGAGCTTTTACTAACCATCATAAATTGCTTTACATTTCTCCCACGAGACGAAATGGAGAGGATGACTGAGGAAGACTTGCGGAGGAAACTCACCGACTACTTGAAAGACACGAGATATCTAGTGGTAATTGATGATATATGGGCTAGAGATGCTTGGGACTGTTTGGTTTCTGCTTTTCCAGATGTGAAAAAGGGCAGCAGAGTGCTTCTCACGACTCGCAATGAAGATATAGCTACGTATGCAGATGCACAGAGCACACCCCACCGAATGCGTTTTCTTGATGAAAGCGAGAGCTGGACACTGTTCTGTAAGAAAGCATTCCCTGGACATCTTGCTTCCACATGCCTTCCAAATCTGGAGGTGTTGGGGAGAAAGATAGTTGGGAAATGTGGAGGCTTACCTCTAGCAATCGCAGTATTAGGAGGCGTCCTATCAAGGAAACAGAAGTCAGTGAATGAGTGGGAGAAAGTGCTTAGTAGTGTTGAATGGTGGCTAAATGAAAGCGAGGATAGTATCTCGGCCATATTGGCCCTCAGCTACTATGACTTGCCTGGTTACTTGAAGCCCTGCTTTCTCTATTTTGGAGCTTTTCCTGAAGACTCTGAAATCTCTGTAGGTGAATTGATTCGGATGTGGGTAGCTGAAGGATTTTTGCAGccaagaggagaagaaaaaatggAGGATATCGCAGAGGATTACCTAGAAGAGCTCATCAGCAGAAGCCTGATTCAGTTGGCAGAATGGAAGAGCAATGGAACAACTGAAAAATGCCGTATTCATGATCTTCTTCGCGACCTCTCAATATCAAAAGCTAAAGAGGAAAGATTTCTGTCCGTGTATGGTAACATAGTGCCTTCATCACCCAACACAGCACGCCGGCTTGCAATTACTTCTGGTCAAGTCAGTAAGTCCGTCTCTCTTAACCGCTCCACTCTACACATCCGATCTTTGCTACACTTAAGTAGAGAGACAGAAAAGCTGGAGAAACCGCAATTGAAATTCCTCTGGGGAGCTTTTAAATTGCTCAGAGTGATGGATTTCCGACACCTAAGCCTCTCTAGTCTCCCAGATGAAATTGGGTGTTTAATCAACTTGAGGTACCTATGTCTTATGGACACCCATTTAGAAAGGCTACCATCCACCATAAACTCCCTGTCCAATTTACAAACCCTCGATCTACGGGGTACAAATATCTACATGCTACTAGATGATACGTGGAAGATGGAACAGATAAGGCACCTACTGGTGGAACGTAAATGTCAGATCAGCAACAGCATGCCACTCCATTTCTTAAGCAATCTCCAAACTCTACCATATGTAGAGGGAGGCAGCTGGATAGAAGAAGGGTTGGAGAAACTGACCAATTTGAGAGAATTGGGGATAAGCGGACATCTCAATACAGCATTATCCCATTCCGTTTGTAAATTGGTCTGCCTCAGATCATTGTTTATAAGGGCAGGTGTTGGAAACTCAATTCCAGCTTTTTCATCCTTCTCAAATCATCTCCATCTATATAAGATGGATTTGATTGGATCCTTAGAGAAATTACCAGACATACATGAATTCCCACCTAACCTCACCAAGCTATACTTGTGTGGGTCCAAATTAGAGCAAGACCCGATGGGAACGCTGGAGAAGCTGCCCTACCTTCGGATTCTCACATTACAATGGGGATCTTACATAGGAAAAGAAATTGTTTGCTCTGGTGGAGGGTTTCCGTTGCTCGACCATTTGCGTATTCAATTGAATGACTTCGAAGAGTGGAGATTGGAGGAAGGAGCAATGCCCAATCTTAGATTTTTACAGCTTAATTTATGCAGAAGATTGAATATGCTTCCAGATGGAATTCGACATCTCAACGACCTTCAAGAATTGAGGTTGTTACGCATGTCACAAGAATTGAAAGAAAGGGTGAGAGAGAATGAAGGCgaggattggtttaagatccaacACATACCCTCAATTATCATCAGACGCTG